In the genome of Burkholderia sp. PAMC 26561, one region contains:
- a CDS encoding putative bifunctional diguanylate cyclase/phosphodiesterase, which translates to MNITDSSRVHAGEFQEPSLTREQMIRELTVQQDRLKVILENIPQGICFVDEEGNLAACNRTFLNLVGLAADAFEHGKPYVDVLSDSPALRDQMGSNEQPYAADYFSMVSLKTRATAEQRWFDHRVMLIVHQPLSTGGSIETFDDITESRRADARIAHVATHDALTDLPNRDLLRRQIEEALSHEIPDGCALMYIDLDRFKNVNDTLGHEIGDVLLQRVAERISQHASNCVVVARIGGDEFAVLIRQDVEHGHVSMFAERLICGLSDSYTIRGHNVVIGASIGIAIAPEDGANWAELAKHADLALYDAKSAGRGCYRFFDVAMERSVQAERALSLELQQAIGRHEFELCYQPLVNLHPQRINGFEALLRWRNPKRGIVNPGEFVPLAEELGLIAPIGEWVLRHACWRATRWPEPLRVSVNLSVAQFRANGLVDAVASALRESGLAPHRLELEITESMMLDDTQAVLSVLHRLRRMGVSIAMDDFGTGYSSLSYLKMFPFDRVKIDQSFTRGIGQRPEAEAVIWAVMGICKSLGIDSTAEGVETNAQLEFLSSAGCNEAQGYLFSRPRPEQEIERFLAAWELDESSRAALLPERDTVQGIAQEDVS; encoded by the coding sequence ATGAACATCACCGATAGCAGCCGGGTGCACGCGGGAGAATTTCAGGAACCAAGCCTCACCCGCGAGCAAATGATCCGCGAATTGACTGTCCAGCAGGACCGTCTGAAAGTGATATTAGAAAATATTCCGCAGGGAATTTGCTTCGTGGACGAGGAAGGCAACCTAGCCGCTTGCAACCGAACTTTCTTAAATTTGGTTGGACTCGCGGCCGATGCGTTTGAACACGGCAAACCTTATGTCGATGTCCTGTCCGATTCTCCGGCATTAAGGGATCAAATGGGATCCAATGAGCAGCCTTATGCTGCTGACTATTTTTCGATGGTCTCATTGAAGACTCGGGCCACTGCGGAGCAGCGATGGTTCGACCATCGCGTCATGTTGATTGTGCATCAGCCTTTGTCGACAGGCGGTTCCATAGAAACATTCGATGATATTACGGAGTCGCGCCGGGCCGACGCGCGCATTGCGCATGTGGCGACCCACGACGCATTGACTGATCTGCCGAACCGGGACCTGCTGCGACGGCAAATTGAAGAGGCGTTGTCGCACGAAATTCCGGACGGTTGTGCGCTAATGTATATCGATCTGGATCGTTTCAAGAACGTGAACGACACGCTTGGGCACGAGATCGGTGACGTGCTTTTGCAACGGGTCGCGGAACGGATTTCGCAGCACGCGTCGAACTGTGTTGTTGTTGCAAGAATAGGCGGTGATGAATTTGCGGTGCTGATCAGACAGGATGTTGAACACGGACACGTTTCGATGTTTGCGGAGCGGCTGATTTGCGGTCTCAGCGACTCTTACACCATTCGAGGACACAACGTCGTAATCGGCGCAAGCATTGGCATTGCGATCGCACCCGAGGACGGCGCCAATTGGGCCGAGTTGGCGAAGCACGCGGACCTCGCGCTGTACGACGCGAAGTCGGCTGGCCGCGGATGTTATCGTTTCTTTGACGTCGCGATGGAGCGCTCTGTGCAGGCGGAAAGAGCCCTCTCGCTTGAATTGCAGCAGGCAATCGGCAGGCACGAATTCGAACTTTGCTATCAGCCTCTCGTCAATCTGCATCCCCAACGCATTAATGGCTTCGAAGCACTGTTGCGTTGGCGCAATCCAAAGCGGGGTATCGTCAATCCTGGAGAATTCGTGCCGCTGGCCGAGGAACTAGGACTTATCGCACCCATTGGCGAGTGGGTACTGCGGCATGCCTGCTGGCGGGCGACACGGTGGCCGGAGCCACTTCGCGTATCGGTGAATTTGTCTGTGGCCCAATTCCGAGCCAATGGACTTGTTGACGCCGTCGCGTCGGCGTTAAGGGAGTCTGGGCTCGCGCCGCATCGGCTCGAACTTGAGATCACTGAGTCGATGATGCTGGACGATACGCAGGCCGTGCTGTCTGTGCTTCATCGGCTGCGACGCATGGGTGTCAGTATCGCAATGGATGACTTCGGCACGGGCTACTCGTCGTTGAGCTATCTGAAGATGTTTCCGTTTGATCGCGTAAAGATCGACCAGTCGTTTACGAGGGGCATTGGTCAGCGTCCGGAAGCCGAGGCAGTCATTTGGGCCGTGATGGGCATTTGCAAAAGTCTTGGAATCGACAGCACAGCCGAAGGAGTAGAGACGAACGCGCAACTTGAATTCTTGTCCAGTGCCGGCTGCAACGAAGCTCAGGGGTACTTGTTCAGCCGCCCGCGGCCCGAACAAGAAATTGAACGGTTCCTTGCTGCGTGGGAACTCGACGAGTCAAGCCGTGCAGCGTTGCTTCCAGAGCGAGATACGGTTCAGGGGATCGCGCAAGAAGATGTGTCGTGA